CGGCGGCGGTGGTGGTCGGCGGCGGCATCTGGGGGTGCTCGATCGCCTACCACCTGGCTGCCGCCGGCGTCGGGGACGTGCTCGTCCTGGAGCGCCGGGAACTGGCGTCCGGAAACACTCCC
This window of the Candidatus Methylomirabilota bacterium genome carries:
- a CDS encoding FAD-dependent oxidoreductase, with protein sequence MSVRQEAAAVVVGGGIWGCSIAYHLAAAGVGDVLVLERRELASGNTP